A DNA window from Staphylococcus warneri contains the following coding sequences:
- a CDS encoding ABC transporter ATP-binding protein, whose product MIKINHLSKQFNNVNVLENINLNIEDGICTALIGKNGAGKSTLIDIIIGNKAIDFGEIIDENSLINRKHMAVLYQKTHFPKLVKVKELFNLYCSLYQEHISKEDFMNITNFDEQLFNQWASKLSGGQQRILDFALTVTGKPKLLVLDESTTAMDIETREHFWKIINRFKSEGMTILYTTHYIEEVERMADQIALLENGHIKIKGDINKIKSLEKTSYIYIPLKYKDEVQKLAVNFIFKKLEQKFEIKTKQVKDILIEMMNQNIDLNEIEIYKSSLLEVLFNKSNISEEEI is encoded by the coding sequence ATGATAAAAATAAATCATTTAAGTAAACAATTTAACAATGTCAATGTACTTGAAAATATTAACTTAAATATAGAAGATGGTATTTGCACAGCACTCATTGGCAAAAATGGGGCAGGAAAATCAACATTAATCGATATTATTATTGGTAATAAAGCAATAGATTTTGGTGAAATCATTGATGAAAATAGTTTAATTAATAGAAAACATATGGCTGTTTTATATCAAAAAACACATTTTCCAAAATTAGTAAAAGTAAAAGAGTTATTTAATTTATATTGTAGTTTATATCAAGAGCATATTTCTAAAGAGGATTTTATGAATATCACTAACTTTGACGAACAATTGTTTAATCAATGGGCTTCAAAGCTTTCTGGTGGTCAACAAAGAATTTTAGATTTTGCCTTAACAGTTACTGGTAAACCAAAGTTGCTTGTATTAGATGAGTCAACTACCGCAATGGATATTGAAACGAGAGAACATTTTTGGAAAATAATCAATCGATTTAAAAGTGAAGGTATGACCATCTTATATACCACACATTATATAGAGGAAGTAGAAAGAATGGCAGATCAAATTGCTTTATTAGAAAATGGTCATATTAAAATTAAGGGAGATATAAATAAAATAAAGTCATTAGAAAAAACATCCTACATATATATTCCGCTTAAATATAAAGATGAAGTTCAAAAACTGGCTGTTAATTTTATATTCAAAAAATTAGAACAAAAGTTCGAAATTAAAACAAAACAAGTCAAGGACATATTAATAGAAATGATGAATCAGAATAT
- the cls gene encoding cardiolipin synthase, which yields MELKFSHDLGMLFTILLAIGFVINVVLAFIIIFLERNRRSASSTWAWLFVLFVLPLIGFILYLFFGRTVSKRKLDKNNGKELDAFNELIDRQIKEFDEHQYGTDNQLVAKHHDLVRMLLMNQDGFITENNQLDVFTDGHELYDQMLEDIRNAKDYIHLEYFGFELDGLGKRIIKALEEKLKEGLEVKLLYDDVGSKKVGRANFKHFNELGGEVEAFFASKLPIINFRMNNRNHRKIVVIDGQVGYIGGFNVGDDYLGLGKLGYWRDTHFRIAGDAVDGLQTRFMMDWNSQAHRPQFEYNDKYFPKKHVQDGHVPMQIVASSPAEDWHQIEFGYTKMIMKAKKSIYIQTPYFIPDNSYINALKMAAATGIEVHLMIPCKPDHPFVYWATFANAAQLLESGVHIYTYENGFLHSKVCLIDDEVVSVGSANMDYRSFELNFEVNAFVYDKEIAKKIKQAYKEDIEKSKELTVESYRNRSLTIKIKEDLAKLISPIL from the coding sequence ATGGAATTAAAGTTTTCTCATGATTTGGGTATGCTTTTTACAATATTACTTGCAATAGGTTTTGTAATTAATGTTGTTTTAGCATTTATTATTATATTTTTGGAGAGAAATCGACGTAGTGCAAGCTCAACATGGGCATGGTTATTTGTACTATTTGTATTACCTTTAATTGGTTTTATCCTTTATTTATTCTTTGGTCGTACAGTGTCTAAACGTAAACTAGATAAAAATAATGGTAAAGAATTAGATGCATTTAATGAACTTATAGATAGACAAATTAAGGAATTTGATGAACACCAATATGGTACGGATAATCAATTAGTAGCGAAACACCATGACCTAGTACGAATGTTACTTATGAACCAAGATGGTTTTATTACTGAAAATAACCAACTTGATGTTTTTACAGATGGTCATGAATTGTATGATCAAATGTTAGAAGATATTCGAAATGCTAAAGATTATATTCATTTAGAATACTTTGGCTTCGAATTGGATGGCTTAGGTAAACGTATCATCAAAGCATTAGAGGAAAAACTGAAAGAAGGTTTAGAAGTCAAACTATTATATGACGATGTTGGTTCTAAAAAAGTTGGTAGGGCTAATTTTAAACACTTTAATGAATTAGGCGGAGAAGTTGAGGCATTTTTTGCTTCTAAATTACCAATTATCAATTTTAGAATGAACAACCGTAACCACCGTAAAATTGTAGTTATTGATGGACAAGTTGGCTATATAGGTGGCTTCAACGTCGGTGATGATTATCTTGGTTTAGGTAAATTAGGTTATTGGAGAGATACACATTTTAGAATTGCTGGAGACGCAGTTGATGGTTTACAAACTCGATTTATGATGGATTGGAACTCTCAAGCACATAGACCTCAATTTGAATATAACGATAAGTATTTTCCGAAAAAACATGTGCAAGATGGACATGTACCTATGCAAATTGTGGCAAGTAGTCCAGCAGAAGATTGGCATCAAATTGAATTTGGTTATACTAAAATGATTATGAAAGCGAAAAAGTCGATTTATATACAAACGCCTTATTTTATTCCAGATAATTCATATATCAATGCTTTGAAAATGGCAGCAGCGACTGGTATTGAGGTACATTTAATGATTCCTTGTAAGCCAGACCATCCATTTGTTTATTGGGCAACATTTGCGAATGCGGCACAATTATTAGAAAGTGGTGTCCATATTTATACATATGAAAATGGATTCCTACATTCTAAAGTATGTTTAATTGATGATGAGGTCGTGTCAGTCGGTTCAGCAAACATGGACTATAGAAGTTTTGAATTAAACTTTGAGGTTAATGCATTTGTATATGATAAAGAGATAGCTAAAAAAATCAAACAAGCTTATAAAGAAGATATAGAAAAATCAAAAGAGTTAACAGTAGAAAGTTATAGAAATCGTTCATTAACAATTAAAATTAAAGAAGATTTAGCTAAGTTAATCTCGCCAATATTATAA
- a CDS encoding threonine aldolase family protein, which yields MLSFENDYLEGAHEKVLQRLIETNRIQAPGYGFDQFTDQAIQQIKHKIKCPDATIRFLVGGTQTNQVVINSMLESYEGVISAETGHVAVHEGGAIEYSGHKVLTIPSSEGKITANGVEDYIETFNSDFKRDHMVFPGMVYISHPTEYGTLYSKSELEALSNVCRKHNLPLFMDGARLGYGLMSDHSDMTIEDVANYCDIFYIGGTKIGALCGEAVVFTKQNEPKHFTTRIKHHGALLAKGRLTGIQFLELFTDDLYFKISRHAIEMANKMKEGFLKKGYRLYFDSPTNQQFFILSNDKINELKQKVKFAVWEKYDDQHRVVRFATSWATPEENINQLLELI from the coding sequence ATGTTATCTTTTGAAAATGACTATTTAGAAGGTGCACATGAAAAAGTTTTACAACGTTTAATTGAAACAAATCGAATTCAAGCTCCAGGATATGGATTTGATCAATTTACTGATCAAGCTATCCAACAAATTAAACATAAAATCAAATGTCCTGATGCAACGATTCGTTTTTTAGTAGGAGGTACGCAAACAAATCAAGTCGTGATTAACTCCATGTTAGAAAGCTATGAAGGTGTTATCTCAGCCGAAACTGGTCATGTTGCAGTACATGAAGGCGGCGCAATTGAATATAGTGGACATAAAGTACTGACAATCCCTTCATCAGAAGGAAAAATCACTGCCAACGGTGTTGAAGATTATATTGAAACCTTTAATAGTGATTTTAAACGTGATCATATGGTCTTTCCTGGTATGGTATACATTTCCCATCCTACTGAATACGGTACATTATATTCAAAAAGTGAATTAGAAGCACTATCTAACGTTTGCCGAAAACATAATCTACCCCTTTTTATGGACGGTGCGCGCTTAGGTTATGGTTTAATGAGTGATCATTCAGATATGACTATCGAAGACGTTGCGAATTATTGTGATATTTTTTATATTGGTGGAACTAAAATCGGTGCTTTGTGCGGAGAAGCAGTTGTATTTACGAAGCAGAACGAACCCAAACATTTTACGACACGTATTAAACATCATGGCGCCCTTTTAGCTAAAGGACGATTAACCGGCATACAATTTCTTGAATTATTTACAGATGATTTATATTTCAAAATTAGCCGCCATGCGATTGAAATGGCCAATAAAATGAAAGAAGGTTTCCTTAAAAAAGGATACCGACTATATTTTGATTCACCTACTAACCAACAATTCTTCATTTTAAGTAACGATAAAATTAATGAATTAAAACAAAAAGTAAAATTTGCCGTTTGGGAAAAATATGATGATCAACATCGAGTAGTTAGATTTGCGACAAGTTGGGCTACACCTGAAGAAAATATTAATCAATTATTAGAATTGATATAG
- a CDS encoding capsid assembly scaffolding protein Gp46 family protein: MENNQSNITEEPKNNEELNNSDEQSQQTEKTFSQEEVSQLIKERIARERKKSDERIKDAVQEAEKLAKMNRDQKNQYELEKVLKENQELKAEKALNQMKDETRSMLKEASVDNVDDQVV, translated from the coding sequence ATGGAGAATAATCAAAGTAATATTACTGAAGAACCTAAGAACAATGAGGAATTAAACAACAGTGATGAACAATCACAACAAACTGAGAAAACATTTTCTCAAGAAGAAGTATCGCAATTGATTAAAGAGCGTATAGCTAGAGAACGTAAAAAGTCAGATGAACGTATTAAAGATGCCGTTCAAGAAGCTGAGAAATTAGCCAAGATGAATCGTGATCAGAAGAATCAATATGAACTTGAAAAAGTTCTGAAAGAAAATCAAGAACTCAAAGCAGAAAAAGCTTTGAATCAAATGAAAGATGAAACACGATCAATGCTTAAAGAAGCTAGTGTGGACAATGTTGATGACCAAGTAGTCTAA
- the glnA gene encoding type I glutamate--ammonia ligase: protein MPKRSFTKDDIRKFAEEENVRYLRLQFTDILGTIKNVEVPVSQLEKVLDNEMMFDGSSIEGFVRIEESDMYLHPDLDTWVIFPWTAGQGKVARLICDVFKTDGTPFEGDPRANLKRILREMEDLGFTDFNLGPEPEFFLFKLDDKAEPTLELNDDGGYFDLAPTDLGENCRRDIVLELEDMGFDIEASHHEVAPGQHEIDFKYADAVTACDNIQTFKLVVKTIARKHNLHATFMPKPLFGVNGSGMHFNVSLFKGKENAFYDPNGEMELTDTAYQFTAGILKNARGFTAVCNPLVNSYKRLVPGYEAPCYIAWSGKNRSPLVRVPSSRGLSTRVEVRSVDPAANPYMALAAILEAGLDGIKNKLEVPKPVNQNIYEMNREEREAVGIQDLPSTLYTALKSMRENPTIKKALGNHIYNQFINSKSIEWDYYRTQVSEWEREQYMKQY, encoded by the coding sequence ATGCCAAAACGTAGTTTTACAAAAGACGATATTCGTAAGTTTGCTGAAGAAGAAAACGTGAGATATTTAAGATTACAATTCACTGATATTTTAGGAACAATTAAAAATGTTGAAGTACCAGTAAGTCAATTAGAAAAAGTTTTAGATAACGAAATGATGTTTGACGGATCATCAATCGAAGGTTTCGTACGTATTGAAGAATCAGATATGTACTTACACCCTGACTTAGATACTTGGGTTATCTTCCCATGGACAGCTGGTCAAGGTAAAGTTGCACGTCTAATCTGTGACGTATTCAAAACAGATGGTACACCATTCGAAGGTGACCCTCGTGCAAACTTAAAACGCATCTTAAGAGAAATGGAAGATTTAGGTTTCACAGACTTCAACTTAGGGCCTGAACCAGAATTCTTCTTATTCAAATTAGATGACAAAGCTGAACCTACATTAGAATTAAATGATGATGGTGGATACTTCGACTTAGCACCTACGGATTTAGGTGAAAACTGCCGTCGTGACATCGTTCTTGAATTAGAGGACATGGGCTTTGATATTGAAGCAAGTCACCATGAGGTTGCGCCAGGTCAACACGAAATCGACTTTAAATATGCAGATGCAGTAACAGCGTGTGATAACATCCAAACATTCAAATTGGTAGTTAAAACAATCGCTCGTAAACATAACTTGCATGCAACATTTATGCCAAAACCATTATTTGGTGTAAACGGAAGCGGAATGCACTTCAACGTATCATTATTTAAAGGTAAAGAAAATGCATTCTATGATCCAAATGGCGAAATGGAATTAACTGATACAGCATACCAATTCACTGCAGGTATTCTTAAAAATGCACGTGGATTCACAGCAGTATGTAACCCATTAGTAAACTCTTATAAACGTTTAGTACCAGGTTACGAAGCACCATGTTATATTGCATGGAGTGGTAAAAACCGTTCACCATTAGTACGTGTACCATCATCAAGAGGTTTATCTACTCGTGTTGAAGTACGTTCAGTTGACCCAGCAGCTAACCCATACATGGCACTAGCAGCAATCTTAGAAGCTGGATTAGACGGTATCAAAAACAAATTAGAAGTTCCTAAACCAGTAAACCAAAACATTTATGAAATGAATCGTGAAGAACGTGAAGCTGTTGGTATCCAAGATTTACCATCAACTTTATACACTGCGTTAAAATCAATGCGTGAAAATCCAACAATCAAAAAAGCGTTAGGTAATCATATCTATAACCAATTCATCAATTCAAAATCAATTGAATGGGATTATTACAGAACTCAAGTTTCTGAATGGGAACGCGAGCAATATATGAAACAATACTAA
- a CDS encoding MerR family transcriptional regulator, whose product MSNDSIRRNMAVFSMSVVSKLTELSPRQIRYYETHELVKPERTEGNKRLFSLNDLERLLEIKSLIEKGFNIKGIKQIIHNQENHLSSDEHETRKKMIVDATQKPYGETLPINRGDLSRFIK is encoded by the coding sequence ATGTCTAATGATTCTATTAGAAGAAACATGGCTGTATTCTCCATGAGTGTAGTCAGTAAATTAACAGAATTAAGTCCAAGACAAATTCGTTATTATGAGACACATGAACTTGTTAAGCCGGAAAGAACTGAGGGAAATAAGAGATTATTTTCACTGAATGATTTGGAAAGATTATTAGAAATTAAATCTTTAATTGAAAAAGGCTTTAATATTAAAGGTATTAAACAAATTATTCATAATCAAGAGAATCACTTATCATCAGACGAACATGAAACTAGAAAGAAAATGATTGTAGATGCAACTCAAAAACCATACGGTGAAACATTGCCGATAAATCGAGGAGATTTATCCCGATTTATAAAATAA
- a CDS encoding aminotransferase class I/II-fold pyridoxal phosphate-dependent enzyme, with protein MTDMRSLIEDVESTLTPYFKDIERIALINQEKVLDAFHAVKATESDLLGTTGYGYDDFGRDHLEEIYARTFKAEDAIVRPQIISGTHAITLALQSNLKYGDELLYITGSPYDTLLEVIGVNGNGIESLKEHGVSYNEVALAEGKIDIPSVLNAINDRTKVVAIQRSKGYDQRPSIPVDEIKEAISAIKAQYPNVIIFVDNCYGEFVEEQEPTEVGADIIAGSLIKNPGGGLAKIGGYIAGNKDLIERCGYRLTAPGIGKEAGASLNSLQEMYQGFFLAPHVVSQSLKGALFTSLLLEKLNMTTTPKYNVKRTDLIQTVTFETKEQMISFCQSIQHASPINAHFSPEPSYMPGYEDDVIMAAGTFIQGSSIELSADGPIREPYEAYVQGGLTYEHVKLAVTRAVTQLKEQGLV; from the coding sequence ATGACAGATATGAGAAGTCTTATTGAAGATGTAGAATCTACATTGACACCGTACTTTAAAGATATTGAACGCATTGCTTTGATTAATCAAGAAAAGGTATTAGATGCGTTTCATGCAGTTAAAGCTACAGAAAGTGATTTATTAGGAACAACTGGCTATGGATATGATGATTTTGGACGTGATCATTTAGAAGAAATTTATGCAAGAACATTTAAAGCAGAAGATGCCATTGTAAGACCACAAATTATTTCTGGAACACATGCCATTACCTTGGCTTTACAAAGTAATTTGAAATACGGTGATGAATTATTATATATCACGGGTAGTCCATACGATACATTATTAGAAGTTATCGGAGTAAACGGCAATGGCATTGAGAGTTTAAAGGAACATGGTGTTTCATATAATGAAGTAGCATTAGCAGAGGGTAAAATTGATATACCTAGCGTTCTAAATGCAATTAATGATCGAACTAAAGTCGTTGCTATCCAACGTTCCAAAGGTTATGATCAACGACCTTCAATACCTGTTGATGAAATTAAAGAAGCGATTTCGGCAATTAAAGCACAATATCCGAATGTCATTATCTTTGTCGATAATTGTTATGGAGAATTTGTTGAAGAACAAGAACCTACAGAAGTTGGCGCTGATATAATTGCAGGTTCACTCATTAAAAATCCTGGTGGTGGATTAGCTAAAATAGGCGGCTATATCGCTGGTAATAAGGATTTAATTGAGCGTTGTGGTTATAGATTAACTGCACCAGGTATTGGTAAAGAAGCAGGCGCATCTTTAAATTCACTACAAGAAATGTATCAAGGATTTTTCCTAGCACCTCACGTCGTCAGCCAAAGTTTAAAGGGGGCTTTATTTACGAGTCTGTTACTTGAAAAATTAAATATGACTACAACACCTAAGTATAACGTTAAACGTACAGACCTAATCCAAACTGTGACATTTGAAACAAAAGAACAAATGATATCATTTTGTCAAAGTATCCAACATGCATCACCAATCAATGCACATTTTAGCCCAGAGCCGAGTTATATGCCAGGCTATGAAGATGACGTTATTATGGCTGCGGGTACTTTCATTCAAGGTTCATCAATTGAATTGTCTGCTGATGGTCCTATACGTGAACCATATGAAGCATATGTTCAAGGTGGTTTAACATATGAACATGTTAAATTAGCTGTTACACGTGCAGTCACTCAATTAAAAGAACAAGGACTTGTTTAA
- the hflX gene encoding GTPase HflX, translated as MAQLSTHDTKKKLETAVLIGVHAQNDNEFNFESTMEELEALSETCQLNVKGQITQNREQVDHKYYVGKGKIEEIQAFIEFHDIDVVVTNDELTTAQSKTLNGNLGIKIIDRTQLILEIFALRAKSREGKLQVELAQLDYLLPRLQGHGRSLSRLGGGIGTRGPGETKLEMDRRHIRTRMNEIKHQLQTVVEHRDRYRSKREQNQVFQIALVGYTNAGKSSWFNVLANETTYEQNQLFATLDPKTRQIQINEGFNLIISDTVGFIQKLPTTLVAAFKSTLEEAKGADLLLHVVDASHPEYRSQYDTVNQLIKQLDMNQIPQSVIFNKKDQCPSNMDLPVSEQPYVFVSSRDESDKDKVKNLLINQIKHSLTYYEETVPSSDADRLYFLKQHTLVSELNFNEKDESYEIKGYKKI; from the coding sequence ATGGCACAGCTATCAACACATGATACAAAGAAAAAATTAGAAACGGCTGTACTAATCGGTGTACATGCTCAAAACGATAATGAATTTAATTTTGAATCTACTATGGAAGAATTAGAAGCGCTCTCAGAGACATGCCAATTAAATGTTAAAGGTCAAATCACTCAAAACCGTGAACAAGTTGATCACAAATACTATGTTGGTAAAGGTAAAATTGAAGAAATTCAAGCTTTTATAGAATTCCATGATATAGATGTCGTTGTGACTAATGATGAATTAACGACAGCTCAATCTAAAACATTAAATGGCAATTTGGGCATAAAAATTATCGATAGAACGCAGCTAATCCTTGAAATTTTTGCTTTAAGAGCAAAAAGTAGAGAAGGTAAGCTACAAGTAGAATTAGCACAATTAGACTATTTATTACCACGATTACAGGGACATGGTCGTAGTTTATCAAGACTTGGTGGTGGCATTGGTACACGTGGTCCAGGTGAGACGAAGCTAGAAATGGATCGTCGACATATCCGTACAAGAATGAATGAAATCAAGCATCAATTACAAACTGTTGTTGAGCACAGAGACAGATACCGTAGTAAACGTGAACAGAATCAAGTCTTTCAAATTGCATTAGTAGGATACACTAATGCTGGTAAATCATCATGGTTTAATGTGTTAGCCAATGAAACAACATATGAACAAAATCAATTGTTTGCAACATTAGATCCTAAAACTCGGCAGATACAAATCAATGAAGGATTTAATTTAATTATTTCGGATACAGTTGGATTTATTCAAAAATTACCTACAACGCTAGTAGCTGCATTTAAATCAACTTTAGAAGAAGCTAAAGGTGCAGATTTACTTTTACATGTGGTAGATGCAAGTCATCCGGAGTATCGCTCTCAATATGATACTGTCAATCAACTTATTAAGCAGCTAGATATGAATCAAATTCCACAATCAGTGATTTTTAATAAAAAGGATCAATGTCCAAGTAATATGGACTTACCAGTTTCTGAACAACCTTATGTATTTGTTTCAAGTAGAGATGAATCAGATAAAGATAAAGTGAAAAATTTATTAATCAATCAAATTAAGCATAGTTTAACGTATTACGAGGAGACAGTACCAAGTTCGGATGCAGATCGACTTTATTTCTTAAAACAACATACACTCGTCAGTGAACTCAATTTCAATGAAAAAGACGAGTCTTATGAAATTAAAGGATATAAAAAAATATAA
- a CDS encoding glutathione peroxidase, translating into MENIYDFVVEKNTGETYKLEDYKDYVMLIVNTASECGFTPQFEGLQKLYEKYKDQKFIILGFPCNQFGGQEPGSGEEAAQNCKLNYGVTFPIHQKIDVKGEHQHPLFRFLTDAQQGMFNEKIKWNFTKFLIDRDGNVVKRFSPQKKPAQLENEIEKLL; encoded by the coding sequence ATGGAAAATATATATGACTTCGTTGTTGAAAAGAATACAGGAGAAACATATAAGTTAGAAGATTATAAAGATTATGTGATGTTAATCGTAAATACTGCAAGTGAATGTGGTTTCACACCACAATTTGAAGGGTTACAAAAGCTTTATGAAAAATATAAAGATCAAAAATTTATTATTTTAGGCTTTCCTTGTAATCAATTTGGTGGTCAAGAACCTGGATCGGGTGAAGAAGCTGCTCAAAACTGTAAATTAAATTACGGTGTAACATTCCCTATCCATCAAAAAATTGATGTTAAAGGAGAACATCAACATCCGTTATTCCGCTTCCTTACTGATGCACAACAAGGAATGTTTAATGAAAAAATTAAGTGGAACTTCACTAAGTTTTTAATAGATCGTGATGGTAATGTAGTTAAACGTTTTTCTCCGCAGAAGAAACCTGCACAATTAGAAAATGAAATCGAAAAACTTCTATAA
- the hfq gene encoding RNA chaperone Hfq translates to MIANENIQDQALENFKSEKTEVTVFFLNGFQMKGTIEDFDSQVIRLVSQGKQHLIYKHAISTFMIDDENESASETSEE, encoded by the coding sequence ATGATTGCAAACGAAAACATCCAAGATCAAGCACTAGAGAACTTTAAATCAGAAAAAACAGAAGTCACTGTGTTCTTTCTAAATGGTTTCCAAATGAAAGGAACAATTGAAGATTTCGACAGCCAAGTGATTCGTTTAGTTTCACAAGGAAAACAACATCTGATTTACAAACATGCGATCAGCACTTTCATGATTGATGATGAAAACGAATCAGCATCAGAAACATCTGAAGAATAA
- the miaA gene encoding tRNA (adenosine(37)-N6)-dimethylallyltransferase MiaA — translation MSNTDKPFLVVIVGPTASGKTELSIELAKRCNGEIISGDSMQVYKQMDIGTAKVIKEEMDGIPHHMIDILNPDDTFSAYDFKQRAEKCINDIIQRGKTPIVAGGTGLYIQSLLYNYQFEDETVSEEKMKEVKSKLNELANLNNNELHEYLNSFDPESADNIHPNNRKRVLRAIEYYLKTKKLLSYRKKVQQFTENYDTLLVGIEMSRETLYEKINKRVDIMLSHGLFNEVQHLVEQGYESSQSMQAIGYKELIPVVKGNMDLQSAIDKLKQNSRKYAKRQLTWFKNKMNVHWLDRENMSLQMMLDEITPQINKRSTEHDCKRKHPRSSTREL, via the coding sequence ATGAGTAATACAGATAAGCCATTTCTAGTTGTAATTGTAGGACCAACGGCGTCTGGAAAAACAGAATTAAGCATAGAATTAGCAAAACGATGTAATGGAGAAATTATTAGTGGCGACTCTATGCAAGTATATAAACAAATGGATATTGGTACTGCTAAAGTTATAAAAGAAGAAATGGACGGTATTCCCCATCATATGATTGATATATTGAATCCTGATGACACATTTTCTGCTTATGATTTCAAACAACGAGCAGAAAAGTGTATCAATGATATTATTCAAAGAGGTAAGACACCGATTGTTGCTGGTGGAACTGGATTATATATTCAATCTTTACTTTATAATTATCAATTTGAAGATGAAACCGTTTCAGAAGAGAAAATGAAAGAGGTTAAATCTAAATTAAATGAATTGGCGAATTTAAATAATAATGAATTACATGAATATCTTAATTCATTTGATCCTGAATCAGCTGACAATATACACCCTAATAACAGAAAAAGAGTATTGAGAGCGATAGAATATTATTTAAAAACAAAAAAACTTTTAAGTTATCGCAAGAAAGTTCAACAATTCACTGAAAATTATGATACATTATTAGTAGGGATTGAAATGTCGCGTGAAACATTATATGAAAAAATAAATAAACGTGTTGATATTATGTTGAGCCACGGATTATTTAATGAAGTGCAACACTTAGTTGAACAAGGCTATGAGTCAAGTCAAAGTATGCAAGCAATTGGGTATAAAGAATTAATACCTGTTGTAAAAGGGAATATGGATTTACAGTCAGCTATTGATAAGTTAAAACAGAATTCGCGAAAGTACGCGAAACGTCAATTGACTTGGTTTAAGAATAAAATGAACGTTCACTGGTTAGATAGAGAAAATATGTCACTTCAAATGATGTTAGATGAGATTACACCCCAAATAAATAAAAGGAGTACTGAACATGATTGCAAACGAAAACATCCAAGATCAAGCACTAGAGAACTTTAA
- a CDS encoding alpha/beta hydrolase, producing the protein MSQSQFNITVKDGTMIEVKIDKANNETIGIVHLFHGMAEHMDRYNELVKALNLQGYDVLRHNHRGHGKNIDENERGHFNDMTQVVDDAYEIVETIYDSHFELPYIVLGHSMGSIIARLFVKQYPQFANGLILTGTGMFPKWKGIPTMVLLKLITIILGKRRRVKWVNQLMNKSFTKKIDQPQTESDWLSTKREEVNKFIDDEYCGFRVSNQLIYQTVKYMMDTANVKSLKQMNHNLPILLISGKDDPFGEYGKGVKKLGKIYKKAGIKHITVQLYKNKRHEILFEDDYLTTWQHMFEWIKKQILKKNKVSE; encoded by the coding sequence GTGAGTCAAAGTCAATTCAACATTACAGTCAAAGATGGAACAATGATTGAAGTGAAAATAGATAAAGCTAATAATGAAACGATTGGTATTGTCCATCTTTTTCATGGTATGGCTGAACATATGGATCGATATAATGAGTTAGTTAAAGCATTAAATTTACAAGGATATGATGTGCTCAGACATAATCATAGAGGTCACGGTAAAAATATAGATGAAAATGAAAGAGGCCACTTCAATGATATGACACAGGTTGTTGACGATGCATACGAAATAGTAGAAACCATTTATGATAGCCATTTTGAACTACCTTATATTGTGTTAGGTCATTCAATGGGGTCAATCATTGCAAGACTATTTGTAAAACAATACCCTCAATTTGCAAATGGTCTCATATTAACAGGCACAGGTATGTTTCCTAAATGGAAAGGCATACCCACTATGGTTTTATTGAAATTAATCACTATTATTTTAGGTAAAAGACGTCGAGTTAAATGGGTTAACCAATTAATGAATAAATCATTTACTAAAAAGATTGATCAACCTCAAACAGAAAGTGACTGGCTATCTACCAAAAGAGAAGAAGTGAACAAATTTATCGATGATGAATATTGTGGATTCAGAGTATCTAACCAACTGATTTATCAAACAGTTAAATATATGATGGACACTGCCAATGTTAAATCATTAAAGCAGATGAATCACAATCTACCTATACTATTAATTTCAGGCAAAGATGATCCCTTTGGAGAATATGGTAAAGGTGTTAAAAAACTAGGTAAGATTTATAAAAAAGCAGGAATCAAACACATAACTGTGCAATTATATAAAAATAAACGCCATGAAATATTATTTGAAGATGATTATTTAACAACTTGGCAACATATGTTTGAATGGATTAAAAAGCAAATATTAAAGAAAAATAAAGTGAGTGAATAA